DNA from Streptomyces sp. Edi4:
CTCCACGGCGTCCGACGGTACGGACACCCCGGCCGAGCTCGTCCGCAACGCGGCGGCCGCCGGGCTCGACGTGATCGCCCTGACCGACCACGACACCACCCGGGGCCACGCGCAGGCCATCGCCGCGCTGTCAGGCCTCGACCTCACCCTCGTCACCGGCGCCGAACTCTCCTGCCGCGTCGACGGCGTCGGCCTGCACATGCTGGCCTACCTCTTCGACCCCGAGGAGCCCGAGCTCTCCCGCGAGCGCGAGCTCGTGCGCGACGACCGGGTCCCGCGCGCCCAGGGCATGGTCGCCAAACTGCGCGACCTCGGCGTTCCGATCACCTGGGAGCAGGTCGCGCGCATCGCGGGCGACGGCTCGGTCGGCCGCCCCCACGTCGCCGAAGCCCTCGTCGAACTCGGCGTCGTCAGCTCCGTCTCCGACGCCTTCGTGCCCGACTGGCTCGCCGACGGCGGCCGTGCCTACGTGGGCAAGCACGAACTCGACCCGTTCGACGCGATCCGGCTGGTCAAGGCCGCCGGCGGCGTCACCGTCCTCGCGCACCCGCTCGCCGTCAAGCGCGGCCGGGTCGTGCCCGAATCGGTGATAGCGGAGCTCGCGGCGGCCGGACTGGACGGCGTCGAAGTCGATCACACCGACCATGACGCGCCCACCCGCGCCCGGCTGCGCGCCCTCGCGGACGACCTCGGGCTCCTCGTCACGGGCTCCAGCGACTACCACGGCAGCCGCAAGAGCGTACGGCTCGGCGCGTGCGTCACCGACCCCGAGATCTACGGCGAGATCACCCGCCGCGCCACGGGGGCCTTCCCCGTGCCGGGTGCGGGCGGAGAGCTCCGCCCGTAGGGAGAGCCCGCCTCTCCCCACACCCCGGGGGCGCCACCCCCGTACTCACTTCCCGGTACCCCCGGCCGACTCGTGTGCGGCTCCGGGGGCCGGTCCGGTCGGCCCGCGCGCCGGCCCCCTCATGTACATCCCTCACTTGCAAGGCTCACCGTGTTCGACGCTGCCGTCTTCGGCTCCCTCTTCCTCACCCTGTTCGTCATCATGGATCCCCCGGGGATCACGCCGATCTTCCTCGCGCTGACCGCGGGCCGGGCCGGCAAGGTCCAGCGCAGGATGGCCTGGCAGGCCGCCGCCGTCGCGCTCGGAGTGATCACGCTCTTCGGTCTCGTCGGCCACCAGATCCTGACGTATCTGCACATCGACATCCCCGCGCTGATGATCGCGGGCGGCCTGCTGCTGCTCCTGATCGCCCTCGACCTGCTCACCGGCAAGACCGACGAGCCCCAGCAGACCAAGGACGTCAACGTCGCGCTCGTACCGCTGGGCATGCCGCTGCTCGCCGGGCCCGGTGCGATCGTCCAGGTGATCCTGGCCGTCCAGAACCACGACTCGGTGTCCGGTCAGGTCTCGGTCTGGGCCGCGATCATCGCCATCCACCTCGTCCTGTACGTGACGATGCGGTACTCGCTGCTGATCATCCGCGTCATCAAGGACGGCGGCGTCGTCCTGGTGACCCGGCTCGCCGGCATGATGCTCTCCGCGCTCGCGGTGCAGCAGATCATCAACGGCGTCACGCAGGTCATCCACGCCTACTGAGCCCGCGCGCCGGGCTCGCCGCTGTCGCGGTGCGCCCGGCTCGCCGCCGTCGCGGACGGCCCCGGACATGCCAAGCGCCCCCGTACATCCGTGTACGGGGGCGCTCTCCGCTTTTCGGCGCCCGCAGCCGTTCTTCTGGCTCGCGGGGGCGCCGGCTCTTACGCGTTACGAGGCCGAGGCTTCGGCCGGGCGGATATAGATGCGCTGGCCCATGGCGGCGGCCTGCTGCACAATCCGGTTGACGGAGGCGGCGTCCACGACGGTGCTGTCGACGGCGATGCCGTCGACGTCGTCCAGGCGCATGATTTCGAAGCGCAAGGCTTCTCCCTTCGTCTGATCCTCCTGCTAGGAGAACTACTGGTGCGGGAACTGCTGTTCAGCATGCCCGCGAGCGGCGTCGGGGCGGTTGCCCGCCCGTTAAGAGTGGATTGCGTGGCTGCTGTGCAACGCGTTCCATAGGGGACAACGAGTTGCCTCCAGCAAACATTCCCTACGCTAAAGAAATTTTTCGCGTC
Protein-coding regions in this window:
- a CDS encoding PHP domain-containing protein, with the translated sequence MRIDLHTHSTASDGTDTPAELVRNAAAAGLDVIALTDHDTTRGHAQAIAALSGLDLTLVTGAELSCRVDGVGLHMLAYLFDPEEPELSRERELVRDDRVPRAQGMVAKLRDLGVPITWEQVARIAGDGSVGRPHVAEALVELGVVSSVSDAFVPDWLADGGRAYVGKHELDPFDAIRLVKAAGGVTVLAHPLAVKRGRVVPESVIAELAAAGLDGVEVDHTDHDAPTRARLRALADDLGLLVTGSSDYHGSRKSVRLGACVTDPEIYGEITRRATGAFPVPGAGGELRP
- a CDS encoding MarC family protein — translated: MFDAAVFGSLFLTLFVIMDPPGITPIFLALTAGRAGKVQRRMAWQAAAVALGVITLFGLVGHQILTYLHIDIPALMIAGGLLLLLIALDLLTGKTDEPQQTKDVNVALVPLGMPLLAGPGAIVQVILAVQNHDSVSGQVSVWAAIIAIHLVLYVTMRYSLLIIRVIKDGGVVLVTRLAGMMLSALAVQQIINGVTQVIHAY